The genomic region AAGAACGTCACCCTCCACAACTACGGGGACGAGAACCGGACCCTCTCGCTCGACGCATCCGTTCGGGCCGTCAGCGGGAGTGGGAGCGGCACCGCGACCCTGGAGACGCGGTCGGTGACGCTCGCGCCCAACGAGACCGCGACGGTCGAACTCACCGTCACGGCGACCGGTAACGGGATCTTCTCGGGCCGGCTCGCGATCAACGACTCGGCCGCGACCGGCAACGAGAGCTGGCGACGCGCCAGTTTCGGCTTCGTCTCCCAGCGGACTGTCACCGTGCAATCCAACGGGCTCAACGGGACGAGCGTCGAGGGTGACGTGGTCACCATCAACGACGGCTACTACACCCGCTCTATCGGTTCGCTCGACGAGAACGGGACCTACACCGCGACCGGGCTCCCGAACGGGACCTACACGGTCACCGTCCACGGGACGGACGAATCCTCGAACAATCAGTCGGTGCTCTCGTTCGCGCAGGTGAACGTCACGGGTGATACGACCGTCACGGTGAACGAGTCCGACACCGTCCGGTTCACGTTCGACACGTCGAACCTGTCCGGGGCGAACGAGTCGCTCTCGGTGCTGCAGCGGGACGTGATCGCCGAACTCGACGGCGTCCCCTTCCGAATCGACACGGCGTTCCCCGAGAGCACGACGTTCCGGGTGTCGAATCTCTCGGACCTGAACGTGAGTACGCACCACATCGTCGTCCCGTCGGCCGCCTACCCGAACCAGTCGGACCACCTGGACACGCCCGAACTCTACGACGTGGTCAACGCGACGTGGGGTGTCGACGGGCCGGTGACGTACGCGCCGACGAAGGAGGCGCTCGCGGTCGAGAACATCACGTACCACCGGACCGACCCCGGTGCCACCATCTGGGTCGCCCGTCACTGGGGCATCACGAACCGGTCGGTCCACGAATCGACGTACCTGGTCCCCTACTACGACCTCGACGGGCGGACGGACCAGACCATCTACGCCTCACAGCACGCAGCCAACGAGAGCGTCGAGTACGCCATCGAGGGCGTCGGCTACTGGTGGTGGACCGACGACACCACCAGCGTCGTTCAGGACGGGACGAACACGTCGCTGAACCGGTATCCGCTCCTCATCGACGTCGGGACGCCGGAGCCCGACTACGGCAAAGCGTTCAACGTCGAGTCGACGACCATCGACCAGGCCGGTCGTGCCCTCGACGGCAACCCCGAGCCGGACCACTGTGAGCTGTACCGGAACGGCACGCAGGTCGACGACTGGGGGAGCAGCTGGTGCTGGGACGCCTCCAGCAGCACCGAGGCGGTCGCGCCCAACGGGACGACCTACCGATACATGGTCGAGGGCGACTTCGACCGAGTCGGCTGGGACGGGAGCACTCGCGCAGTCTACGAGACGACCGTCCGGAACGGCTCCTACAGCGACGTGCCCGAGGTGACGGCCATCGACTTCGCCGAACTGGACGCGAACAACTCGCTGCCGAAGCGACCCGTCTCGGCGACCATCACGGTCGACCAGAACCTGACGAACGCGACCGTCTACGTCCGCTACGCGTCCAACTACGTGGACGAGGCACCCTACGAGGGTGACGTGAACACCACCAACTCCCCGTGGCGGGAGGCGGACGTCCAGGTGGTCGACGCGTCGGCTGGCACCATCCGCGCGACCCTCGACACGCGCAACGTCACGGACGGGCCGATGCACATCAGCGTGACCGTCGTCGACGCGGAGGGCGACCGCTACACGGTCACCGCCCGGCAGGGCGCGGACACCACCTGGGACCGCAACCCGGACCGGACCATCACGGCGACGGTCCTGAAACCCGATGGGAACGCCTCGAACACCACCGAGTTCGTCTCGTGGTACGACGGTACCACCGGCATCCACGCCATCGACGAGAACGGGACCACGTCGTTCACGCTTCCGAATCGGAGCAGCCCCACGCTCTGGGTCGCCGAGACCGACCGCTTCGGCTACGACACCGAGGCACCCATCGACGGTATCGCTGACGTCCACACCGTCCCGGTCGGCACCATCGAGAACGACACCGACCTCGGGACCGTCACGCTCCCGGAGGGACACCGGCTGAACGTGACCGTCGTCACCGACCGGGACAACCCGGTCTCGGACGCGCAGGTGTTCCTCATCGACGTCCCCAACGGCACACCGACGCACGGCCAGGGCCTCGAAGTCGGTGGACGCATCAACGGGACGACCGACACGAACGGGTCGCTCGTGGTCGGCAACACGATCGGACTGGAGGCGAACGGGACCGTCCGCGTGGACGTCATCGTCCCCGACGCACCGCAGTTCCCCGAGAGCCTGAACGCGACCGTGGTGAACGTGACGAACGCGACGAACCACACCGTCGTCCTCGAGACCCAGGACGTCTGGGCTCCGGACGTCTCGAACGTCAGCGCGACCCTCTCAGACCGGACAATCGGCTTCGAATTCGACACGAACGAGACCATCGGGAGTATCGAGGGCGCGGTCCAGAACTCGGACGGCGTCACGGTGGAACCGCTCGAACTGAGCGACTTCACCCGGAACGGCTCGCACTACGCGATGAAC from Haloarchaeobius sp. HME9146 harbors:
- a CDS encoding S8 family serine peptidase; the encoded protein is MVLAVVALTGMVTPALAVSAAPTAPADLHTGQSPSTDGQAPVGTPAEQASIAPPERNETATVTTTNVTLVTGQTVTVVEQGNETTYQVHSPGLRKVETRQGTYVFPQSVDFTTFEPALFNVDQLVAQNYTDADTDSVPIIVERRETAGTFGLESFGSSLAAAEGVETKSVLGSANAVASSVSKADAAAAAARLRADPSVERVHLDSQIELNLDEANELVSAPSGRQQYNVTGTNVTVAVVDSGVDNSHPMLEDAVVDEADMVEHDGEAQDTVGHGTHVAGIVAGRSVNGSNITGIAPNASIMDVRVGDYYLTESDIIEGVEYAVTNDADIISMSLGGSPSTNDPLVDAVQNASDNGVTVVVAAGNDGSYGRETIGSPGVAPEVITVGASDKSDQLAYFSSRGPTSLQHYVKPDLVAPGVDIESAAQGRNGTTTMSGTSMATPAVSGAAALLIAEHPDWNQSQVRSALVTTTDRLDTSYDVYQTGSGRLNVSRALGTDLLVSPSTVQFGLVDGSASKNVTLHNYGDENRTLSLDASVRAVSGSGSGTATLETRSVTLAPNETATVELTVTATGNGIFSGRLAINDSAATGNESWRRASFGFVSQRTVTVQSNGLNGTSVEGDVVTINDGYYTRSIGSLDENGTYTATGLPNGTYTVTVHGTDESSNNQSVLSFAQVNVTGDTTVTVNESDTVRFTFDTSNLSGANESLSVLQRDVIAELDGVPFRIDTAFPESTTFRVSNLSDLNVSTHHIVVPSAAYPNQSDHLDTPELYDVVNATWGVDGPVTYAPTKEALAVENITYHRTDPGATIWVARHWGITNRSVHESTYLVPYYDLDGRTDQTIYASQHAANESVEYAIEGVGYWWWTDDTTSVVQDGTNTSLNRYPLLIDVGTPEPDYGKAFNVESTTIDQAGRALDGNPEPDHCELYRNGTQVDDWGSSWCWDASSSTEAVAPNGTTYRYMVEGDFDRVGWDGSTRAVYETTVRNGSYSDVPEVTAIDFAELDANNSLPKRPVSATITVDQNLTNATVYVRYASNYVDEAPYEGDVNTTNSPWREADVQVVDASAGTIRATLDTRNVTDGPMHISVTVVDAEGDRYTVTARQGADTTWDRNPDRTITATVLKPDGNASNTTEFVSWYDGTTGIHAIDENGTTSFTLPNRSSPTLWVAETDRFGYDTEAPIDGIADVHTVPVGTIENDTDLGTVTLPEGHRLNVTVVTDRDNPVSDAQVFLIDVPNGTPTHGQGLEVGGRINGTTDTNGSLVVGNTIGLEANGTVRVDVIVPDAPQFPESLNATVVNVTNATNHTVVLETQDVWAPDVSNVSATLSDRTIGFEFDTNETIGSIEGAVQNSDGVTVEPLELSDFTRNGSHYAMNYTPESGGDYSVVITEIADTAGNSDFVGLYSFDVPAEQTNTGGGGGGGGGGQGGGPAGTVKISDWSVSDSTVAPGEQVTMTVTVSNTADSTKTITPALYVDGELVEGKRLSVLKDMERTVKFTYRFEESGTHSLSPDGNDFEFVTVEAADETTTTAEQTTATTTPVTTTEPGDGGESGTTTTTTTEQTTATDVSGGSGDGLGQTPGFGVTAMVGALVATLLLARRRD